A portion of the Oxynema aestuarii AP17 genome contains these proteins:
- a CDS encoding Uma2 family endonuclease, with protein sequence MTETVKKSDLPPFFPDHTQLPESDGTFVKNFQEHPQSLLLTDSLTSTLQRLHPDGYYCIGQDCGIYWRETDPPEKGAEAPDWFYVANVPPKLQGQYRRSYVIWREHIAPTIVLEFASGDGSEERDRTPLYRSDRGDVSKPGKFWVYEQIIRAPYYGIFSIQDNSLEVYHHVDGFYQPMTPNDRGHYPIPPMQVELGIWEGTYQNQTQQWLRWWDLEGNLLLIGQEEAQKERQKRQQLEEKVRSLSPEQLASLGIDWDAIG encoded by the coding sequence ATGACTGAGACAGTAAAGAAAAGCGATTTACCGCCATTTTTCCCAGACCATACCCAATTACCCGAATCTGACGGTACGTTTGTGAAAAATTTTCAAGAACATCCGCAAAGTCTCCTACTTACTGACTCCCTGACCTCTACCCTGCAACGGCTACATCCAGACGGCTATTATTGTATCGGTCAAGATTGTGGGATTTATTGGCGCGAAACCGACCCGCCGGAAAAAGGTGCAGAGGCTCCCGATTGGTTTTACGTGGCAAATGTACCACCGAAATTGCAGGGGCAATATCGCCGTTCTTATGTGATTTGGCGAGAACATATTGCGCCGACTATCGTGTTGGAATTTGCCTCGGGAGATGGTAGTGAGGAACGCGATCGAACGCCATTATATCGGAGCGATCGAGGGGATGTAAGCAAACCGGGTAAATTTTGGGTTTACGAGCAGATTATTCGCGCACCTTATTATGGAATTTTTTCAATTCAAGATAACAGTTTAGAAGTCTATCATCACGTCGATGGATTCTATCAGCCGATGACCCCCAACGATCGCGGACATTATCCAATTCCCCCGATGCAAGTAGAGTTGGGAATTTGGGAAGGAACCTATCAAAATCAAACCCAACAATGGTTGCGCTGGTGGGATTTGGAGGGCAATCTATTACTTATCGGTCAGGAAGAAGCACAAAAGGAACGCCAAAAGCGCCAACAGTTAGAGGAGAAAGTGCGATCGCTCTCTCCCGAACAATTAGCGAGTTTGGGAATTGATTGGGATGCGATCGGCTAA